A genomic region of Oryza glaberrima chromosome 1, OglaRS2, whole genome shotgun sequence contains the following coding sequences:
- the LOC127785567 gene encoding phytyl ester synthase 1, chloroplastic-like isoform X2 has translation MQHKNRAFQGVFEVRCLHIPVNDRTPYEGLLQIMEESVKYEHNLSPNRPIYIIGDSFGGCLALSLASRNPEIDLVLILVNPATSFAKTPLQAILPLLEMVPSNLPVTLPHLLRYLIGDPLKMAMVSIQNNTSPQDTLESFSDSLSSMLPLLSEFGHIVRMDTLVWKLKLLMSGVDYTNSRLNAVQAEILLLASGNDNLPPSGEADRLFKALKSCKVRYFRTSSDRLLMESSFNLLTVIKGASMYRQGKQRDTITDFLPPTISEFKRTFGEDFKLLHHLLSPVMLSTLRNGKIVRGLAGVPDKGPVLLVGYHQLLAMEITSMAEEFLREKKAVLRTLAHPVFFVGNYEILRQELSFFDVVPLYGGVQVSPINTYRLFERDEFVLLYPGGIREALHRKDEDYQLFWPDQPEFVRMAAQFGVTVIPFGCVGEDDMLEIVLDYNELKNIPYIRETIESFNQDCPGVRSTVKGEEGNQVLHLPAVLPKLPGRLYYLFGKPIEMKGMDGVQRDRESANQLYLDIKSEVENIMSYLKRKREQDPYRSITARTFYQATWGVTAQIPTFEP, from the exons ATGCAGCATAAAAATCGAGCATTTCAGGG GGTATTTGAGGTCCGCTGCTTGCATATACCGGTCAATGATCGTACACCATATGAAG GGTTGTTACAAATTATGGAGGAATCTGTCAAATATGAGCACAATTTGTCACCAAACAGACCAATATATATCATTGGAGATTCCTTTGGTGGATGTTTGGCTCTTTCTTTGGCATCACGAAATCCAGAAATTGATTTGGTTCTTATACTAGTAAATCCAG CAACATCATTTGCGAAAACTCCGTTGCAGGCAATATTGCCTCTTTTGGAAATGGTGCCAAGCAACCTTCCTGTCACTCTCCCTCACCTTCTCAGATATTTGATTG GTGATCCTCTTAAGATGGCAATGGTTAGCATTCAGAACAATACCTCTCCTCAAGATACTCTGGAAAGTTTTTCAGACAGTCTTTCTTCAATGCTACCTTTACTTTCA GAATTTGGACATATCGTACGAATGGATACTCTTGTGTGGAAGCTCAAGCTTCTTATGTCAGGTGTAGACTATACAAACTCTCGTCTTAATGCAGTACAAGCAGAAATTCTGCTTCTTGCCAG TGGCAATGACAATCTTCCTCCAAGTGGAGAAGCAGATCGACTGTTTAAGGCACTGAAAAGTTGCAAAGTTCGATACTTCAGGACTTCCAGCGATAGATTACTCATG GAGAGCAGCTTTAATCTGCTAACTGTCATAAAAGGAGCCAGCATGTACCGCCAGGGCAAACAAAGGGACACTATCACTGATTTCCTCCCACCTACAATAAGTGAATTCAAGAGAACATTTGGTGAAGATTTCAA GCTGCTTCACCATTTGCTGAGCCCAGTCATGCTATCTACTCTGAGAAACGGCAAAATCGTCCGCGGCCTCGCCGGTGTTCCTGACAAAGGCCCCGTCCTGTTGGTGGGTTACCATCAGCTGTTGGCAATGGAGATCACTTCAATGGCTGAAGAGTTCTTGAGGGAGAAGAAAGCAGTTCTGCGAACTTTGGCTCATCCAGTGTTTTTTGTGGGGAATTATGAGATTTTGCGCCAGGAGCTATCTTTTTTTGACGTAGTCCCATTGTATGGGGGAGTACAAGTCAGTCCGATCAATACATATAGGTTATTTGAGAGAGATGAATTTGTTCTCCTCTATCCTGGTGGTATTCGAGAAGCTCTACATAGAAAG GATGAAGACTACCAGTTGTTTTGGCCAGATCAACCAGAATTTGTAAGAATGGCAGCACAGTTTGGAGTTACTGTCATACCATTCGGTTGTGTAGGAGAAGATGACATGTTAGAG ATAGTTCTGGATTACAATGAACTAAAGAACATCCCTTATATCAGAGAAACAATAGAGTCGTTCAACCAAGATTGTCCAGGAGTAAG GAGTACTGTAAAAGGAGAGGAAGGAAATCAGGTCTTACACTTGCCTGCTGTTCTACCTAAATTACCAGGTCGGCTATACTATCTATTTGGAAAACCAATTGAAATGAAAGGAATGGACGGTGTACAGAGGGATAGGGAGAGTGCAAACCAATTATATTTGGACATCAAGTCAGAGGTGGAGAATATAATGTCTTAtctgaagaggaagagagagcaaGATCCTTACCGAAGCATCACAGCGCGCACGTTTTATCAGGCAACATGGGGAGTTACTGCTCAAATCCCTACTTTCGAACCATGA
- the LOC127785567 gene encoding phytyl ester synthase 1, chloroplastic-like isoform X1 has translation MSMSIALHAVLPPAAATPRRRPTRLRASSTEAPASGEKGQEDTDRKSGTGMRRRRRRAKKVQEVGLEALYDDGFGEATVRDYFDALRATPLDGGGGGGPPRWFCPVECGPPAVHAPPLLLFLPGIDGVGMELIMQHKSLGKVFEVRCLHIPVNDRTPYEGLLQIMEESVKYEHNLSPNRPIYIIGDSFGGCLALSLASRNPEIDLVLILVNPATSFAKTPLQAILPLLEMVPSNLPVTLPHLLRYLIGDPLKMAMVSIQNNTSPQDTLESFSDSLSSMLPLLSEFGHIVRMDTLVWKLKLLMSGVDYTNSRLNAVQAEILLLASGNDNLPPSGEADRLFKALKSCKVRYFRTSSDRLLMESSFNLLTVIKGASMYRQGKQRDTITDFLPPTISEFKRTFGEDFKLLHHLLSPVMLSTLRNGKIVRGLAGVPDKGPVLLVGYHQLLAMEITSMAEEFLREKKAVLRTLAHPVFFVGNYEILRQELSFFDVVPLYGGVQVSPINTYRLFERDEFVLLYPGGIREALHRKDEDYQLFWPDQPEFVRMAAQFGVTVIPFGCVGEDDMLEIVLDYNELKNIPYIRETIESFNQDCPGVRSTVKGEEGNQVLHLPAVLPKLPGRLYYLFGKPIEMKGMDGVQRDRESANQLYLDIKSEVENIMSYLKRKREQDPYRSITARTFYQATWGVTAQIPTFEP, from the exons ATGTCCATGTCCATCGCGCTCCACGCCGTCCTCCCCCCCGCAGCCGCAACTCCCCGTCGGCGGCCCACCCGCCTCCGAGCGAGCTCGACGGAGGCGCCAGCGAGCGGGGAGAAGGGGCAAGAGGACACGGACAGGAAGAGTGGAAcagggatgaggaggaggaggaggagagcgaagAAGGTGCAGGAGGTGGGGCTGGAGGCCCTCTACGACGACGGCTTCGGGGAGGCCACCGTCAGGGACTACTTCGACGCGCTGAGGGCCACgccgctcgacggcggcggcggcggcggccccccGCGGTGGTTCTGCCCCGTCGAGTGCGGCCCGCCGGCggtccacgcgccgccgctgctgctcttcTTGCCAG GAATCGACGGTGTAGGAATGGAACTTATCATGCAGCACAAATCTTTGGGCAA GGTATTTGAGGTCCGCTGCTTGCATATACCGGTCAATGATCGTACACCATATGAAG GGTTGTTACAAATTATGGAGGAATCTGTCAAATATGAGCACAATTTGTCACCAAACAGACCAATATATATCATTGGAGATTCCTTTGGTGGATGTTTGGCTCTTTCTTTGGCATCACGAAATCCAGAAATTGATTTGGTTCTTATACTAGTAAATCCAG CAACATCATTTGCGAAAACTCCGTTGCAGGCAATATTGCCTCTTTTGGAAATGGTGCCAAGCAACCTTCCTGTCACTCTCCCTCACCTTCTCAGATATTTGATTG GTGATCCTCTTAAGATGGCAATGGTTAGCATTCAGAACAATACCTCTCCTCAAGATACTCTGGAAAGTTTTTCAGACAGTCTTTCTTCAATGCTACCTTTACTTTCA GAATTTGGACATATCGTACGAATGGATACTCTTGTGTGGAAGCTCAAGCTTCTTATGTCAGGTGTAGACTATACAAACTCTCGTCTTAATGCAGTACAAGCAGAAATTCTGCTTCTTGCCAG TGGCAATGACAATCTTCCTCCAAGTGGAGAAGCAGATCGACTGTTTAAGGCACTGAAAAGTTGCAAAGTTCGATACTTCAGGACTTCCAGCGATAGATTACTCATG GAGAGCAGCTTTAATCTGCTAACTGTCATAAAAGGAGCCAGCATGTACCGCCAGGGCAAACAAAGGGACACTATCACTGATTTCCTCCCACCTACAATAAGTGAATTCAAGAGAACATTTGGTGAAGATTTCAA GCTGCTTCACCATTTGCTGAGCCCAGTCATGCTATCTACTCTGAGAAACGGCAAAATCGTCCGCGGCCTCGCCGGTGTTCCTGACAAAGGCCCCGTCCTGTTGGTGGGTTACCATCAGCTGTTGGCAATGGAGATCACTTCAATGGCTGAAGAGTTCTTGAGGGAGAAGAAAGCAGTTCTGCGAACTTTGGCTCATCCAGTGTTTTTTGTGGGGAATTATGAGATTTTGCGCCAGGAGCTATCTTTTTTTGACGTAGTCCCATTGTATGGGGGAGTACAAGTCAGTCCGATCAATACATATAGGTTATTTGAGAGAGATGAATTTGTTCTCCTCTATCCTGGTGGTATTCGAGAAGCTCTACATAGAAAG GATGAAGACTACCAGTTGTTTTGGCCAGATCAACCAGAATTTGTAAGAATGGCAGCACAGTTTGGAGTTACTGTCATACCATTCGGTTGTGTAGGAGAAGATGACATGTTAGAG ATAGTTCTGGATTACAATGAACTAAAGAACATCCCTTATATCAGAGAAACAATAGAGTCGTTCAACCAAGATTGTCCAGGAGTAAG GAGTACTGTAAAAGGAGAGGAAGGAAATCAGGTCTTACACTTGCCTGCTGTTCTACCTAAATTACCAGGTCGGCTATACTATCTATTTGGAAAACCAATTGAAATGAAAGGAATGGACGGTGTACAGAGGGATAGGGAGAGTGCAAACCAATTATATTTGGACATCAAGTCAGAGGTGGAGAATATAATGTCTTAtctgaagaggaagagagagcaaGATCCTTACCGAAGCATCACAGCGCGCACGTTTTATCAGGCAACATGGGGAGTTACTGCTCAAATCCCTACTTTCGAACCATGA
- the LOC127785588 gene encoding phytyl ester synthase 1, chloroplastic-like isoform X3 yields the protein MVEDVVRAEHATSPNKPIYLLGTSFGGCIALAVAARNPCIDLVLVLVNPATSFEKSDIKQLLSVSSPLSDRARIAITSLLNYNIDNEVDMALSSMKSGRHPLEALNRLTSNISSFLKHSNILNKIPEDTLGWKMKLIQQAASYANCRLESVSAEVLLLVSCADRLLPSKSEADRLQRMLPKCKVFFFENHGHSLLLEYGVHVSSIIKCTSLYRHSRRYHRVFDYIPPSATELKEVEKAGSDLRARTCPAMFSTMGDGVVVRGLAGVPEEGPVLLVGNHMLLGIELISLATEFLRRKGRVLRGIAHPLLFPNKTKTWSEGHDFFDFLNLWGGVPMTYKYIYQLLAAGEFVLLYPGGHREALHCKGEEHRLFWPDQTEFVRMAAQFNATIVPFGVVGEDDLMELLCTFEDIRNAPFGKEIMQAYSNHLKLRDIDHEVFFPGVYLKIPGRFYYRFGKPIPTKGMQAVMTDKQAAGELYLHVKSEVKAMIAYLLEKREEDKFRSILPRILYQLGCGHDSEIPSFDP from the exons ATGGTAGAGGATGTTGTGAGAGCAGAGCATGCCACTTCACCTAATAAGCCCATCTACCTTTTGGGGACTTCTTTTGGAGGATGCATAGCACTTGCAGTAGCTGCTCGTAATCCTTGCATCGATTTGGTGTTGGTACTGGTTAATCCAG CAACATCATTTGAGAAATCAGACATAAAACAGCTCCTGTCGGTTTCCAGCCCGTTGTCGGATCGTGCACGGATTGCAATTACATCTCTTCTGAACTACAATATTG ACAATGAAGTTGACATGGCATTGagtagcatgaaaagtggaagACATCCTTTAGAAGCACTAAACAGATTAACAAGTAATATATCATCATTCCTGAAGCATTCG AACATACTAAATAAAATACCGGAGGACACTCTAGGATGGAAAATGAAGCTGATCCAACAGGCTGCTTCATATGCTAATTGCCGTCTAGAATCAGTTTCAGCTGAAGTGCTACTGCTAGTCAG CTGTGCTGACAGATTACTTCCAAGCAAATCTGAAGCTGACAGGCTCCAGAGAATGCTACCTAAATGCAAAGTGTTCTTCTTCGAGAACCATGGGCACAGCTTACTGTTG GAGTACGGTGTTCATGTCTCGTCGATCATCAAATGCACCAGCCTTTACCGCCACTCGAGGCGGTACCACCGGGTTTTCGACTACATCCCCCCATCAGCCACTGAGCTCAAGGAGGTCGAGAAAGCTGGCAG TGACCTGAGGGCGAGGACGTGCCCGGCGATGTTCTCGACAATGGGGGACGGGGTGGTGGTGCGGGGGCTGGCGGGGGTGCCGGAGGAAGGGCCGGTGCTGCTGGTGGGGAACCACATGCTGCTGGGGATCGAGCTCATCTCGCTGGCGACGGAGTTCCTGCGGCGGAAGGGGAGGGTGCTCCGGGGGATCGCGCACCCGCTGCTGTTCCCCAACAAGACCAAGACGTGGTCCGAGGGCCACGACTTCTTCGACTTCCTCAACCTCTGGGGCGGCGTCCCCATGACCTACAAGTACATCTAccagctgctcgccgccggcgagttcGTCCTCCTCTACCCCGGCGGCCACCGCGAGGCACTCCACTGCAAG GGTGAAGAGCACAGACTGTTCTGGCCAGACCAGACTGAATTTGTGAGGATGGCAGCGCAGTTCAACGCCACCATTGTGCCCTTCGGAGTCGTCGGAGAGGACGACCTAATGGAA CTGCTCTGCACTTTCGAGGATATCAGGAACGCACCCTTCGGCAAGGAGATCATGCAAGCATACAGCAACCATCTCAAGCTAAG GGACATCGACCACGAGGTGTTCTTCCCGGGGGTGTATCTGAAGATCCCGGGCAGGTTCTACTACCGGTTCGGGAAGCCGATCCCGACGAAGGGGATGCAGGCCGTGATGACGGACAAgcaggccgccggcgagctctacCTGCACGTCAAGTCGGAGGTCAAGGCCATGATCGCCTACCTgctggagaagagggaggaggacaaGTTCAGGAGCATCCTCCCCAGGATTCTGTACCAGCTTGGTTGCGGCCACGACTCTGAAATCCCATCGTTTGATCCTTGA
- the LOC127785588 gene encoding phytyl ester synthase 1, chloroplastic-like isoform X1 has protein sequence MATLSLPLHSQIALWRQRRRRHDLFERISSCHQFKHAGWRLQVSYKGLETLYDDGYQKAKDLDYYYRSLGELVEHDSGPPRLFCPVDAGSPIEDAPLMLYLPGVDGMGMGLFMHHKALGRIFELRCMHIPFHDRTPFEELVEMVEDVVRAEHATSPNKPIYLLGTSFGGCIALAVAARNPCIDLVLVLVNPATSFEKSDIKQLLSVSSPLSDRARIAITSLLNYNIDNEVDMALSSMKSGRHPLEALNRLTSNISSFLKHSNILNKIPEDTLGWKMKLIQQAASYANCRLESVSAEVLLLVSCADRLLPSKSEADRLQRMLPKCKVFFFENHGHSLLLEYGVHVSSIIKCTSLYRHSRRYHRVFDYIPPSATELKEVEKAGSDLRARTCPAMFSTMGDGVVVRGLAGVPEEGPVLLVGNHMLLGIELISLATEFLRRKGRVLRGIAHPLLFPNKTKTWSEGHDFFDFLNLWGGVPMTYKYIYQLLAAGEFVLLYPGGHREALHCKGEEHRLFWPDQTEFVRMAAQFNATIVPFGVVGEDDLMELLCTFEDIRNAPFGKEIMQAYSNHLKLRDIDHEVFFPGVYLKIPGRFYYRFGKPIPTKGMQAVMTDKQAAGELYLHVKSEVKAMIAYLLEKREEDKFRSILPRILYQLGCGHDSEIPSFDP, from the exons ATGGCtactctttctcttcctctccactCCCAGATAGCTCTgtggcgacagcgacgacgacgacacgacTTGTTTGAGAGGATCAGCAGCTGCcatcagttcaagcatgcagGCTGGAGATTGCAAGTGAGCTACAAGGGGCTTGAAACGCTTTACGACGATGGGTACCAGAAGGCTAAGGATCTGGATTATTACTACAGATCACTTGGAGAGCTGGTAGAACATGACAGTGGACCGCCACGCTTGTTCTGTCCCGTTGATGCCGGCTCACCCATTGAGGATGCTCCACTCATGCTGTATTTACCCG GGGTAGATGGTATGGGGATGGGGCTCTTCATGCACCACAAGGCACTTGGAAG GATTTTTGAACTAAGATGTATGCACATTCCCTTCCACGACCGCACGCCATTTGAAG AACTTGTTGAAATGGTAGAGGATGTTGTGAGAGCAGAGCATGCCACTTCACCTAATAAGCCCATCTACCTTTTGGGGACTTCTTTTGGAGGATGCATAGCACTTGCAGTAGCTGCTCGTAATCCTTGCATCGATTTGGTGTTGGTACTGGTTAATCCAG CAACATCATTTGAGAAATCAGACATAAAACAGCTCCTGTCGGTTTCCAGCCCGTTGTCGGATCGTGCACGGATTGCAATTACATCTCTTCTGAACTACAATATTG ACAATGAAGTTGACATGGCATTGagtagcatgaaaagtggaagACATCCTTTAGAAGCACTAAACAGATTAACAAGTAATATATCATCATTCCTGAAGCATTCG AACATACTAAATAAAATACCGGAGGACACTCTAGGATGGAAAATGAAGCTGATCCAACAGGCTGCTTCATATGCTAATTGCCGTCTAGAATCAGTTTCAGCTGAAGTGCTACTGCTAGTCAG CTGTGCTGACAGATTACTTCCAAGCAAATCTGAAGCTGACAGGCTCCAGAGAATGCTACCTAAATGCAAAGTGTTCTTCTTCGAGAACCATGGGCACAGCTTACTGTTG GAGTACGGTGTTCATGTCTCGTCGATCATCAAATGCACCAGCCTTTACCGCCACTCGAGGCGGTACCACCGGGTTTTCGACTACATCCCCCCATCAGCCACTGAGCTCAAGGAGGTCGAGAAAGCTGGCAG TGACCTGAGGGCGAGGACGTGCCCGGCGATGTTCTCGACAATGGGGGACGGGGTGGTGGTGCGGGGGCTGGCGGGGGTGCCGGAGGAAGGGCCGGTGCTGCTGGTGGGGAACCACATGCTGCTGGGGATCGAGCTCATCTCGCTGGCGACGGAGTTCCTGCGGCGGAAGGGGAGGGTGCTCCGGGGGATCGCGCACCCGCTGCTGTTCCCCAACAAGACCAAGACGTGGTCCGAGGGCCACGACTTCTTCGACTTCCTCAACCTCTGGGGCGGCGTCCCCATGACCTACAAGTACATCTAccagctgctcgccgccggcgagttcGTCCTCCTCTACCCCGGCGGCCACCGCGAGGCACTCCACTGCAAG GGTGAAGAGCACAGACTGTTCTGGCCAGACCAGACTGAATTTGTGAGGATGGCAGCGCAGTTCAACGCCACCATTGTGCCCTTCGGAGTCGTCGGAGAGGACGACCTAATGGAA CTGCTCTGCACTTTCGAGGATATCAGGAACGCACCCTTCGGCAAGGAGATCATGCAAGCATACAGCAACCATCTCAAGCTAAG GGACATCGACCACGAGGTGTTCTTCCCGGGGGTGTATCTGAAGATCCCGGGCAGGTTCTACTACCGGTTCGGGAAGCCGATCCCGACGAAGGGGATGCAGGCCGTGATGACGGACAAgcaggccgccggcgagctctacCTGCACGTCAAGTCGGAGGTCAAGGCCATGATCGCCTACCTgctggagaagagggaggaggacaaGTTCAGGAGCATCCTCCCCAGGATTCTGTACCAGCTTGGTTGCGGCCACGACTCTGAAATCCCATCGTTTGATCCTTGA
- the LOC127785588 gene encoding phytyl ester synthase 1, chloroplastic-like isoform X2 has translation MLLCITPSEIALWRQRRRRHDLFERISSCHQFKHAGWRLQVSYKGLETLYDDGYQKAKDLDYYYRSLGELVEHDSGPPRLFCPVDAGSPIEDAPLMLYLPGVDGMGMGLFMHHKALGRIFELRCMHIPFHDRTPFEELVEMVEDVVRAEHATSPNKPIYLLGTSFGGCIALAVAARNPCIDLVLVLVNPATSFEKSDIKQLLSVSSPLSDRARIAITSLLNYNIDNEVDMALSSMKSGRHPLEALNRLTSNISSFLKHSNILNKIPEDTLGWKMKLIQQAASYANCRLESVSAEVLLLVSCADRLLPSKSEADRLQRMLPKCKVFFFENHGHSLLLEYGVHVSSIIKCTSLYRHSRRYHRVFDYIPPSATELKEVEKAGSDLRARTCPAMFSTMGDGVVVRGLAGVPEEGPVLLVGNHMLLGIELISLATEFLRRKGRVLRGIAHPLLFPNKTKTWSEGHDFFDFLNLWGGVPMTYKYIYQLLAAGEFVLLYPGGHREALHCKGEEHRLFWPDQTEFVRMAAQFNATIVPFGVVGEDDLMELLCTFEDIRNAPFGKEIMQAYSNHLKLRDIDHEVFFPGVYLKIPGRFYYRFGKPIPTKGMQAVMTDKQAAGELYLHVKSEVKAMIAYLLEKREEDKFRSILPRILYQLGCGHDSEIPSFDP, from the exons ATGCTTCTCTGCATAACTCCATCAGAG ATAGCTCTgtggcgacagcgacgacgacgacacgacTTGTTTGAGAGGATCAGCAGCTGCcatcagttcaagcatgcagGCTGGAGATTGCAAGTGAGCTACAAGGGGCTTGAAACGCTTTACGACGATGGGTACCAGAAGGCTAAGGATCTGGATTATTACTACAGATCACTTGGAGAGCTGGTAGAACATGACAGTGGACCGCCACGCTTGTTCTGTCCCGTTGATGCCGGCTCACCCATTGAGGATGCTCCACTCATGCTGTATTTACCCG GGGTAGATGGTATGGGGATGGGGCTCTTCATGCACCACAAGGCACTTGGAAG GATTTTTGAACTAAGATGTATGCACATTCCCTTCCACGACCGCACGCCATTTGAAG AACTTGTTGAAATGGTAGAGGATGTTGTGAGAGCAGAGCATGCCACTTCACCTAATAAGCCCATCTACCTTTTGGGGACTTCTTTTGGAGGATGCATAGCACTTGCAGTAGCTGCTCGTAATCCTTGCATCGATTTGGTGTTGGTACTGGTTAATCCAG CAACATCATTTGAGAAATCAGACATAAAACAGCTCCTGTCGGTTTCCAGCCCGTTGTCGGATCGTGCACGGATTGCAATTACATCTCTTCTGAACTACAATATTG ACAATGAAGTTGACATGGCATTGagtagcatgaaaagtggaagACATCCTTTAGAAGCACTAAACAGATTAACAAGTAATATATCATCATTCCTGAAGCATTCG AACATACTAAATAAAATACCGGAGGACACTCTAGGATGGAAAATGAAGCTGATCCAACAGGCTGCTTCATATGCTAATTGCCGTCTAGAATCAGTTTCAGCTGAAGTGCTACTGCTAGTCAG CTGTGCTGACAGATTACTTCCAAGCAAATCTGAAGCTGACAGGCTCCAGAGAATGCTACCTAAATGCAAAGTGTTCTTCTTCGAGAACCATGGGCACAGCTTACTGTTG GAGTACGGTGTTCATGTCTCGTCGATCATCAAATGCACCAGCCTTTACCGCCACTCGAGGCGGTACCACCGGGTTTTCGACTACATCCCCCCATCAGCCACTGAGCTCAAGGAGGTCGAGAAAGCTGGCAG TGACCTGAGGGCGAGGACGTGCCCGGCGATGTTCTCGACAATGGGGGACGGGGTGGTGGTGCGGGGGCTGGCGGGGGTGCCGGAGGAAGGGCCGGTGCTGCTGGTGGGGAACCACATGCTGCTGGGGATCGAGCTCATCTCGCTGGCGACGGAGTTCCTGCGGCGGAAGGGGAGGGTGCTCCGGGGGATCGCGCACCCGCTGCTGTTCCCCAACAAGACCAAGACGTGGTCCGAGGGCCACGACTTCTTCGACTTCCTCAACCTCTGGGGCGGCGTCCCCATGACCTACAAGTACATCTAccagctgctcgccgccggcgagttcGTCCTCCTCTACCCCGGCGGCCACCGCGAGGCACTCCACTGCAAG GGTGAAGAGCACAGACTGTTCTGGCCAGACCAGACTGAATTTGTGAGGATGGCAGCGCAGTTCAACGCCACCATTGTGCCCTTCGGAGTCGTCGGAGAGGACGACCTAATGGAA CTGCTCTGCACTTTCGAGGATATCAGGAACGCACCCTTCGGCAAGGAGATCATGCAAGCATACAGCAACCATCTCAAGCTAAG GGACATCGACCACGAGGTGTTCTTCCCGGGGGTGTATCTGAAGATCCCGGGCAGGTTCTACTACCGGTTCGGGAAGCCGATCCCGACGAAGGGGATGCAGGCCGTGATGACGGACAAgcaggccgccggcgagctctacCTGCACGTCAAGTCGGAGGTCAAGGCCATGATCGCCTACCTgctggagaagagggaggaggacaaGTTCAGGAGCATCCTCCCCAGGATTCTGTACCAGCTTGGTTGCGGCCACGACTCTGAAATCCCATCGTTTGATCCTTGA